The following coding sequences are from one Paracoccus alcaliphilus window:
- a CDS encoding DUF3363 domain-containing protein, with protein MGGDLVINGDYLSAGLRERASELASLELGPVTEIEQARKLSAEIDQDRFTRIDRAMVEEADARFLDLRHELAEPRRQFERTLRLRRLTKLEKMGLATEHAPAVWELSKDMEPALRELGERGDIIRTMQKALGPQAGERDPMSFQIHDGAPETPIVGRVVDKHLSDELGENLTIVVDGIDGRTHHIAGITPERLEDARIGSVIQIGPAEVAPRPSDRTITAIAEDGIYRPSRHLEQAKFEGRVPGGDDEGYIDAHVRRLEALRRAGIVERIDADQWRIPDDLVSRAADYDTGRDRQASVRVLSPVDLQRQIRSDCATWLDRRLVHGETADLAPTGFGQQVREAMDQRREHHIEQRDATRNRDGRIFYRRNLLATLREREVARAGAEMAEGKALPFRAAKDGESVSGKFTGTVQLTSGKFAIVEKSHEFTLVPWRPIIDRQLGREVAGIMQGGSVSWQLGRQRGLGL; from the coding sequence ATGGGCGGGGATCTAGTCATCAACGGCGACTACCTTTCCGCCGGCCTGCGCGAACGCGCCAGCGAGCTTGCCAGTCTCGAACTCGGCCCCGTGACCGAGATCGAGCAGGCCCGCAAGCTATCCGCCGAGATCGACCAAGACCGTTTCACCCGGATCGACCGCGCCATGGTCGAGGAAGCCGATGCCCGTTTCCTCGACCTGCGCCATGAACTGGCAGAGCCGAGGCGGCAGTTCGAGCGCACCTTGCGCCTGCGCCGCCTTACCAAGCTGGAGAAGATGGGGCTGGCGACCGAGCACGCGCCCGCCGTTTGGGAATTGAGCAAGGACATGGAACCGGCCCTGCGCGAGCTAGGCGAGCGTGGCGACATTATCCGCACCATGCAGAAGGCGCTCGGCCCGCAGGCAGGCGAACGCGATCCCATGAGCTTCCAAATCCATGACGGAGCGCCCGAGACGCCTATCGTCGGCCGCGTCGTGGACAAGCACCTGTCCGACGAGTTGGGCGAGAACCTGACAATCGTGGTGGACGGGATCGACGGTAGGACGCACCACATCGCCGGCATCACGCCCGAGCGGCTGGAGGACGCCCGCATTGGCAGCGTCATCCAGATCGGCCCGGCCGAGGTGGCACCCCGGCCGTCCGACCGCACCATCACCGCCATCGCCGAGGACGGCATCTATCGGCCGAGCCGCCATCTGGAGCAGGCGAAATTCGAGGGCCGCGTTCCCGGCGGCGACGATGAGGGCTATATCGATGCCCATGTCCGGCGGCTGGAGGCGCTGCGCCGGGCCGGCATCGTCGAGCGCATCGACGCCGACCAATGGCGCATCCCAGATGATCTGGTCAGTCGCGCGGCTGATTACGATACCGGCCGCGACCGGCAGGCCAGCGTTCGCGTGCTTTCCCCGGTTGATCTGCAAAGGCAGATACGTTCGGACTGCGCGACATGGCTGGACCGGCGATTGGTCCATGGCGAAACGGCCGACCTTGCGCCGACCGGCTTCGGGCAACAGGTCCGCGAAGCCATGGACCAGCGCCGCGAGCATCATATCGAACAGCGCGACGCCACGCGCAACAGGGACGGCCGAATCTTCTACCGGCGCAATCTTCTCGCCACCCTGCGCGAGCGGGAAGTTGCGCGCGCCGGTGCGGAGATGGCCGAGGGCAAGGCGCTGCCGTTCCGCGCCGCCAAGGATGGTGAGAGTGTCAGCGGCAAGTTCACCGGGACTGTCCAGCTAACGAGCGGCAAGTTCGCCATCGTGGAAAAGAGCCACGAGTTCACCCTTGTCCCGTGGCGGCCGATCATCGACCGCCAGCTCGGCCGCGAGGTCGCGGGTATCATGCAGGGCGGTTCGGTGTCGTGGCAGTTAGGGCGGCAGCGGGGGTTGGGGCTATAG
- a CDS encoding lytic transglycosylase domain-containing protein, with translation MTAARGRPAIRSKIGIPLFAEKPSHPFVPLGDQTAGARSEGQGRPSAGACALPLTAARTLAGWRRSGDRPAWHYAVLLLAGALSVCIGSGVAVAQSASVERPAAAHPYAAHIAEASQRSGIPEYWIRAVLRAESAGDVRAISSAGAMGLMQVMPDTWAGLRVRHGLGRDPYDPRDNILAGTAYLREMFDRYGNVGAMLAAYNAGPGRYDEHHATGRPLPAETRAYVAALAPILGGAAPSDASLQPPAPPPDWREAPLFVMRPADMRAAAAPPSEVQTGDGRATVPARDPARAEPQDGSIFVASASDGRTP, from the coding sequence ATGACGGCCGCGCGCGGCCGGCCCGCCATCCGGTCAAAGATCGGCATCCCTTTGTTCGCGGAAAAGCCGTCTCATCCCTTCGTCCCGCTCGGCGACCAAACGGCCGGCGCGCGCAGCGAAGGTCAGGGGCGGCCATCGGCCGGCGCTTGCGCCTTGCCCTTGACCGCAGCGAGAACGCTGGCAGGCTGGCGGCGAAGCGGAGACAGGCCGGCATGGCATTATGCCGTCCTGCTGCTGGCGGGGGCGCTATCCGTCTGCATCGGATCGGGCGTCGCCGTTGCGCAATCCGCGTCGGTCGAGCGCCCGGCCGCTGCCCATCCGTATGCGGCGCACATCGCCGAGGCGTCGCAGCGTTCCGGCATCCCCGAGTACTGGATTCGTGCCGTGCTGCGCGCCGAAAGCGCGGGCGATGTGCGCGCCATATCGTCGGCCGGGGCGATGGGATTGATGCAGGTGATGCCCGACACATGGGCGGGCCTGCGCGTCCGCCATGGCCTCGGCCGCGATCCCTACGACCCGCGCGACAACATCCTCGCAGGCACGGCCTATCTGCGCGAGATGTTCGACCGCTACGGCAATGTCGGCGCGATGCTTGCGGCCTATAACGCCGGCCCCGGCCGCTATGACGAGCACCATGCGACGGGCCGCCCGCTTCCCGCCGAGACACGCGCCTATGTTGCCGCACTCGCCCCGATCCTTGGCGGCGCGGCTCCATCGGATGCGTCGTTGCAACCACCGGCACCGCCGCCCGACTGGCGCGAGGCACCGCTGTTCGTCATGCGCCCGGCCGACATGCGAGCGGCCGCCGCGCCGCCGTCCGAGGTGCAAACAGGCGACGGCCGCGCGACCGTTCCGGCGCGCGATCCCGCCCGTGCGGAGCCGCAGGACGGCAGCATTTTCGTGGCGAGCGCCAGCGATGGGAGAACGCCATGA
- a CDS encoding DUF736 domain-containing protein, giving the protein MAEIGTFTRTESGYAGELHSFGLRDELFIVPAKPSDAKNAPDYRVRLDSEGGPDAGPAWKDSSENAGDFVSMRLEGPIFPFPIRAKLFQSNDDPSVWTLRWKHARKIEDEE; this is encoded by the coding sequence ATGGCAGAGATAGGCACCTTCACCCGCACCGAAAGCGGCTATGCGGGGGAGCTTCATTCGTTCGGCCTCCGCGATGAGCTGTTCATCGTCCCGGCCAAGCCGAGCGACGCAAAAAACGCGCCCGATTATCGCGTGCGCCTCGATAGCGAGGGCGGCCCGGACGCCGGCCCCGCATGGAAAGACTCCAGCGAGAACGCTGGCGACTTCGTGTCGATGCGATTGGAGGGGCCAATCTTCCCGTTCCCGATCCGCGCCAAGCTGTTCCAGTCCAACGACGATCCTTCGGTCTGGACCCTGCGTTGGAAGCACGCCCGGAAGATCGAGGACGAGGAATGA
- a CDS encoding S26 family signal peptidase gives MTRRRTLTVTALAVIGIAAASAVETPLRLIWNATASAPIGFYTVEPADRIDVPELVAVMPPEPLAAFMVERGYSARGVPLLKRVLGLPGQQICRTNRTITVDGIEMGEALERDSLGRDLPVWQGCRVIGDGQLFLMNWEVRDSLDGRYFGPIPAASVIGRAVPLWTDEEGVGRYEWRAPTH, from the coding sequence ATGACGCGCCGCCGCACCCTCACGGTGACGGCGCTCGCCGTCATCGGCATCGCCGCCGCAAGCGCGGTCGAGACGCCATTGAGGCTCATCTGGAACGCCACCGCCAGCGCGCCCATTGGCTTCTACACCGTCGAGCCGGCAGACCGGATCGACGTGCCCGAGCTAGTCGCCGTCATGCCGCCCGAACCGCTCGCCGCGTTCATGGTCGAGCGCGGCTATAGCGCGCGAGGCGTCCCGCTCTTGAAGCGCGTCTTGGGCCTGCCCGGACAGCAGATTTGCCGCACCAACCGCACGATCACGGTGGACGGGATCGAGATGGGCGAGGCGCTGGAGCGTGACAGCCTCGGCCGCGATCTGCCCGTCTGGCAGGGCTGCCGCGTCATCGGCGACGGCCAGCTTTTCCTCATGAATTGGGAAGTCCGCGACAGCCTCGACGGCCGGTATTTCGGACCTATCCCCGCAGCTTCCGTCATCGGCCGGGCGGTCCCGCTCTGGACCGATGAGGAAGGCGTCGGCCGCTACGAGTGGCGCGCGCCGACCCACTAA
- a CDS encoding DUF2840 domain-containing protein, which produces MTRRAHRSAHGRPLPDGPAPFTTLVELTFEKRKVEHWIRFGRKSYEQIIDRRRSVVGFAPGSVFAFVRWAKGEHGTVVSRIDIVRAIGRGEPFQTLPFVRPGGEILLRLDSWPKVQRALAAIDAVESLGLDPADASPEHWRHVHNRLTANLEAHAYTPERHAAWLHRRRIDP; this is translated from the coding sequence ATGACCCGTCGCGCCCATCGCAGCGCGCACGGCCGTCCGCTGCCGGACGGACCTGCGCCCTTCACAACATTGGTCGAGCTGACCTTCGAGAAACGCAAGGTCGAGCACTGGATACGCTTCGGCCGCAAGAGCTACGAGCAGATCATCGACCGTCGCCGGAGTGTCGTCGGCTTCGCGCCGGGCAGCGTCTTTGCCTTCGTGCGATGGGCGAAGGGCGAGCACGGCACTGTCGTTTCGCGCATCGACATTGTGCGCGCCATCGGCCGGGGCGAGCCGTTCCAGACATTGCCCTTCGTGCGCCCCGGCGGCGAAATCCTGTTGCGCCTCGATAGCTGGCCCAAGGTGCAGCGCGCGCTTGCCGCCATCGACGCCGTGGAATCGCTCGGCCTCGATCCGGCCGATGCCTCGCCGGAGCATTGGCGACACGTCCACAACCGTTTGACCGCCAATCTGGAAGCGCACGCCTACACGCCCGAGCGACATGCCGCGTGGCTTCATCGCCGAAGGATCGACCCATGA
- a CDS encoding replication initiator protein A encodes MLREDDHDPALPGEDSERSRLDPFVVATGDAPPRDQRDLMERPFFSLAKTPRNKPILYKAADIEVQVFGMPEHGMATIWDADVLIWAASQIVAAENNGLTTSRFVRFTPYHLLRAIGRPTGNHQYRLLKAALARLQSTVIATTIRNGPHWRRRQFSWINEWEEMTTRAGRVEGMEFVLPEWFYNSVIDRSLVLTIDPAYFRLTGGIERWLYRVARKHAGHQRHGWIFEVAHLHKKSGSLARPSDFALDLRRIAARQPLPGYRLRIEREDGRELLRIRPEKLSTGTVDNPVNAIGRSGARGIGTSGAPLSADQAHEPQLTLWPETRNPTANLSNRESNSFSLTRAQAKPGAGSCPKGRAMTAAGLDALRPRSPQHITGDEQ; translated from the coding sequence ATGCTGCGCGAGGACGATCACGACCCCGCATTGCCGGGCGAGGACAGCGAGCGCAGCCGCCTGGACCCCTTCGTGGTCGCAACGGGCGACGCGCCGCCGCGCGACCAGCGCGACTTGATGGAACGGCCGTTTTTCTCGCTGGCGAAGACCCCGCGCAACAAGCCGATTCTCTACAAGGCCGCCGACATAGAGGTGCAGGTGTTCGGGATGCCCGAGCACGGCATGGCGACCATATGGGACGCCGATGTGCTGATATGGGCGGCCTCGCAGATCGTTGCGGCCGAGAACAACGGCCTCACCACTTCGCGCTTTGTCCGGTTTACGCCTTACCATCTGTTGCGCGCCATCGGGCGGCCGACCGGCAACCATCAATACCGGCTTCTGAAAGCCGCGCTGGCGCGGCTGCAATCGACCGTCATCGCCACCACCATCCGCAACGGCCCGCATTGGCGTCGCCGGCAATTCTCATGGATCAACGAGTGGGAGGAAATGACGACGCGCGCCGGCCGCGTCGAGGGCATGGAGTTCGTCCTGCCCGAATGGTTCTACAACAGCGTCATCGACCGTTCGCTGGTCCTGACCATCGACCCGGCCTATTTCCGGCTGACTGGCGGCATCGAGCGATGGCTTTACCGCGTCGCCAGAAAGCACGCCGGGCACCAGCGCCACGGCTGGATTTTCGAGGTCGCGCATCTTCACAAGAAATCCGGCAGCCTCGCGCGGCCGTCCGACTTCGCGCTTGACCTGCGCCGCATCGCGGCCCGCCAGCCACTCCCCGGCTATCGGCTCCGGATCGAGCGGGAAGACGGCCGCGAGCTGCTGCGCATCCGCCCCGAAAAGCTGTCAACAGGCACTGTTGATAACCCTGTTAATGCCATCGGCAGATCAGGCGCACGGGGTATCGGCACATCAGGCGCACCACTATCGGCAGATCAGGCGCACGAACCGCAGCTAACACTTTGGCCTGAAACGCGGAATCCGACCGCTAACTTATCTAACAGAGAATCTAACTCTTTTTCTTTGACGCGCGCGCAGGCGAAGCCTGGTGCCGGTTCCTGCCCGAAGGGGCGAGCCATGACGGCCGCCGGGCTCGACGCGCTGCGCCCGCGCAGCCCCCAGCACATCACCGGAGACGAACAATGA
- a CDS encoding helix-turn-helix transcriptional regulator, producing MPNPLAGLPPRLLRTKEAARFLGISIRTLEKHRTYGTGPTYRKVGGRVLYTVRDLEDWSAVGERKSTRDKTAGTVFPARPLTPEERGDC from the coding sequence ATGCCCAACCCGCTTGCGGGACTGCCGCCGCGCCTGCTGCGCACCAAGGAAGCCGCGCGCTTCCTCGGCATATCCATCAGAACCCTTGAGAAACATCGGACCTACGGGACCGGGCCGACCTATCGCAAGGTCGGCGGCCGTGTCCTCTACACCGTTCGCGATCTGGAAGACTGGAGCGCGGTCGGCGAGCGCAAATCCACCCGCGACAAAACCGCCGGCACCGTATTTCCCGCGCGTCCGCTCACGCCCGAAGAACGGGGCGACTGCTAG
- a CDS encoding DNA -binding domain-containing protein encodes MRTPVELDPDVDDEAPTGNAITAYDERHYVTYLRLLDAKAEGADWKEVARIVLHRDPVAYELRTYRCWQSHLERAQWLSRDGYRKILKQAAANESGG; translated from the coding sequence ATGCGAACTCCCGTCGAACTCGATCCCGATGTGGATGATGAAGCGCCGACCGGCAACGCCATAACCGCCTATGACGAACGGCACTACGTCACCTACCTGCGCTTGCTGGACGCGAAGGCCGAGGGCGCAGACTGGAAGGAAGTCGCGCGGATCGTGCTGCACCGCGATCCGGTCGCCTATGAACTTCGGACTTATCGTTGCTGGCAAAGCCATCTCGAACGCGCGCAATGGCTATCGCGTGATGGCTATCGGAAGATTCTAAAACAGGCAGCAGCTAATGAGTCCGGTGGCTGA
- a CDS encoding HNH endonuclease: protein MAITQKSVKILWSAAGGRCAFAGCWERLCYHEAEDAAPYTLGEMAHICGDKPGANRHDVGQTDSQRDDYENLILLCPTHHTLIDRKENEAVYTVEILHAMKAEHEARVLERLDQDPMPTKQDIARAILPLLEENRQSWAQYGPLSELARTQPHNESAHAVWMSERLSVIIPNNRKIAVLLEEHRSLFDADEQGVVAAFFLHVRSYEQWVEDAIPYAAVKRFPMEFDDLIRGLADGGA, encoded by the coding sequence ATGGCGATCACTCAGAAATCAGTCAAGATTCTCTGGTCAGCGGCTGGCGGTCGTTGCGCCTTTGCCGGCTGTTGGGAACGTCTATGCTACCATGAGGCAGAAGACGCTGCACCCTACACGCTGGGTGAGATGGCGCATATCTGCGGAGACAAGCCGGGGGCCAATCGTCATGATGTGGGCCAGACGGACTCCCAGCGGGACGACTATGAAAACCTAATACTGCTCTGCCCAACGCATCACACGCTGATCGACCGCAAGGAAAATGAAGCCGTCTATACGGTCGAGATTCTGCATGCGATGAAGGCAGAGCACGAAGCACGGGTGCTCGAACGCTTGGACCAAGACCCCATGCCTACCAAGCAAGATATTGCCCGCGCAATTCTGCCGCTGTTGGAAGAGAACAGGCAGTCTTGGGCGCAGTATGGCCCGCTTTCTGAGCTAGCGCGAACGCAGCCTCACAATGAATCGGCGCATGCGGTGTGGATGTCGGAGCGTCTATCAGTAATAATTCCTAATAACCGGAAGATTGCAGTGCTGCTTGAAGAGCACCGATCTCTGTTCGACGCGGACGAACAGGGGGTGGTTGCGGCCTTCTTCCTGCATGTGCGCAGCTATGAACAATGGGTAGAGGATGCGATTCCGTATGCAGCGGTGAAACGCTTCCCTATGGAATTTGATGATCTCATTCGGGGGCTTGCCGATGGCGGCGCATAG
- a CDS encoding DUF2285 domain-containing protein yields the protein MLSPVDHKDDDTEPTMTLAHLDGLDLRRAADGWHGIWHVDGIAHQFWLPEAMPDAAAFYAVTLPMDSFLELRAHAVRRFWRSLNGRAPGPDFRAVPAQLRQWHILSLRALDARLHGESYRAIAEVLLGFRGTKEDFESDPRKNKARRLVAHGVRMMRGGYRLLLHYPIKLPK from the coding sequence GTGTTGTCGCCGGTCGATCATAAGGACGACGATACCGAACCGACAATGACGTTGGCGCATCTCGACGGCCTCGACCTGCGCCGCGCTGCCGACGGCTGGCACGGCATATGGCATGTGGATGGCATCGCGCACCAGTTCTGGCTACCCGAGGCGATGCCGGACGCGGCCGCCTTCTATGCCGTGACCCTGCCGATGGATTCCTTTCTGGAACTTCGTGCTCACGCTGTCCGCCGGTTCTGGCGTTCCCTTAACGGCCGTGCGCCCGGTCCCGATTTCCGGGCGGTCCCAGCCCAGCTCCGGCAATGGCATATACTGTCGCTACGCGCGCTCGATGCCCGGCTGCATGGCGAGAGCTATCGCGCCATCGCCGAAGTCTTGCTCGGCTTTCGCGGCACCAAAGAGGATTTCGAGAGTGACCCGCGCAAAAACAAGGCTCGCCGGTTAGTCGCCCACGGCGTCAGGATGATGCGCGGCGGCTACCGCCTGTTGCTCCACTATCCAATCAAGCTTCCGAAGTGA
- a CDS encoding transcriptional regulator domain-containing protein has protein sequence MLSIDWRSPAAYGHTKHIPAAGFAWEYLRRNEEYRRDYQTIASTGRAAARALEAFAHRWGLRFPVRSGRAA, from the coding sequence ATGCTCAGCATCGATTGGCGATCTCCGGCGGCATACGGGCATACAAAGCACATCCCTGCCGCTGGTTTCGCTTGGGAATATTTGCGCCGCAACGAAGAATATCGTCGGGACTACCAGACCATCGCATCGACCGGAAGGGCGGCTGCCCGCGCCCTTGAAGCGTTCGCGCATCGCTGGGGGTTGCGATTTCCCGTGCGATCCGGACGCGCCGCATGA
- a CDS encoding antirestriction protein ArdA, with product MTNVSDSSPRIYVACLAAYNNGFLHGAWIDADQDADQIRDEIAAMLARSPVEEAEEYAIHDYEGFEGVSISEYAGIDSVARMAAFIAEHGALGAGLLEQFSGDMDQAETALQDCYHGQFASLADYMEELTTESVTIPEALRYYVDWQAMARDAEIGGDLFTIETAQGEVHVFSSR from the coding sequence ATGACCAACGTATCCGACAGCAGCCCCCGCATTTATGTCGCCTGCCTTGCAGCTTACAATAACGGTTTTCTGCATGGAGCTTGGATCGACGCGGATCAGGACGCGGACCAGATCAGGGACGAGATTGCCGCGATGCTTGCCCGTTCTCCGGTCGAGGAAGCGGAGGAATACGCCATTCATGACTATGAGGGCTTCGAGGGCGTCAGCATCTCCGAATATGCGGGCATCGACAGCGTGGCGCGGATGGCCGCCTTCATCGCAGAACACGGCGCACTAGGCGCGGGCCTGTTGGAGCAGTTCAGCGGCGACATGGACCAAGCCGAAACCGCCTTGCAGGATTGCTATCATGGTCAGTTCGCCAGCCTCGCCGACTACATGGAGGAATTGACCACCGAGAGCGTCACGATTCCCGAGGCACTACGCTACTATGTCGATTGGCAGGCGATGGCGCGCGACGCTGAGATCGGCGGCGACCTATTCACCATCGAGACGGCGCAGGGCGAGGTGCATGTGTTTTCAAGCAGATGA
- a CDS encoding UvrD-helicase domain-containing protein, with amino-acid sequence MVAGAGSGKTTSLIKGLASILAIHGERLRLRRQRVACITYTEIAAGEIWADVGNNPLVHVSTIHSFLWSIARGFQQDIAAWVANRIDERITELQHDAANFGPRVQQKTRDKNAHDITRYEQQREAITQVRSFTYGTGTDYAKGILGHDDIIKMASQLMIQRPLFRTLVAQQFPFVFVDESQDTFPIIVEALMAVQRQEQARFCLGFFGDPMQRIYPTGIGTVPKPDDWRAIPKPENFRSPTSILNLANAIRREGDDLVQIGGRKKKNGDQEVPVIGTARLFVLPTDAHRDERVAQVRAWIANANDDELWQPADENDPVKMLVIVHRMAAKRLGFGDLYAALNDKAPEAFKNGFLDASAWPLRPLVSFLLPLAEAVRDGRDFETMRLLRLHSPLLEKANLQGVNIAERLNELQAVSNQVGELMGPQSQATIRDVLTLAKESRLVEFDPRLSAYLEDVAVNEAEVEAEVEADDNVDEGEEGLSNEINSMAAFLACPAKQLRPYQAYVNDESPFSTQQGVKGAEFDRVLVVLDDEEGTHFQFSYEKYLGLKELSARDKKTLQDGGETGVERTRRLFYVCCTRARQDLVVILFVADPAAAIAHIRGLGLFPEADILSQDALA; translated from the coding sequence ATGGTCGCCGGCGCGGGGTCGGGCAAAACCACTTCGCTGATCAAGGGGCTCGCCTCGATCCTTGCCATCCATGGCGAGCGTTTGCGACTACGCAGGCAGCGCGTGGCCTGCATAACCTATACAGAGATCGCCGCCGGAGAGATTTGGGCTGACGTGGGAAACAATCCTCTCGTCCACGTCTCCACGATTCATAGTTTTCTTTGGTCGATCGCACGCGGCTTCCAACAAGATATCGCCGCTTGGGTTGCAAACAGGATCGACGAGCGGATCACAGAATTACAGCACGATGCCGCCAATTTTGGCCCACGCGTTCAGCAGAAAACGCGAGACAAGAACGCCCACGATATAACGCGCTACGAGCAGCAGCGTGAGGCTATCACTCAAGTTCGTAGCTTCACTTATGGAACAGGAACTGACTACGCCAAAGGTATCCTCGGCCACGATGACATTATCAAAATGGCTTCGCAGTTGATGATTCAACGGCCGCTTTTCCGAACTCTCGTCGCACAACAATTTCCGTTTGTTTTCGTGGATGAGAGCCAAGATACCTTTCCCATTATTGTCGAAGCATTGATGGCGGTCCAGCGGCAGGAGCAGGCCCGCTTCTGCCTCGGGTTCTTCGGCGATCCGATGCAGCGCATCTATCCCACCGGCATCGGCACAGTTCCCAAACCCGACGATTGGCGGGCGATCCCCAAGCCGGAAAATTTCCGTTCGCCCACCTCGATATTGAATCTCGCAAACGCCATTCGGCGTGAAGGTGACGATCTGGTTCAGATTGGTGGCCGAAAGAAAAAAAACGGTGATCAGGAAGTGCCGGTGATCGGAACGGCGCGATTGTTTGTCTTGCCGACAGATGCTCATCGCGACGAACGCGTGGCGCAGGTTCGGGCGTGGATTGCGAACGCAAACGATGACGAGTTGTGGCAGCCCGCCGACGAGAACGACCCGGTTAAAATGTTGGTGATCGTGCATCGCATGGCAGCGAAGCGATTGGGGTTCGGCGATCTGTATGCGGCGCTCAACGATAAGGCGCCTGAGGCCTTCAAGAATGGCTTTCTGGACGCGTCCGCCTGGCCGCTGCGCCCGTTGGTGTCGTTTCTACTGCCGCTTGCGGAGGCTGTTCGGGACGGGCGAGACTTCGAGACGATGCGGCTGCTTCGGCTCCATTCACCGTTGCTAGAAAAGGCCAACCTCCAAGGCGTGAACATCGCCGAGAGGCTCAATGAACTTCAGGCGGTGAGCAATCAGGTCGGTGAGCTGATGGGACCTCAGTCGCAGGCTACCATTCGTGACGTGCTGACTCTTGCCAAGGAAAGTCGCTTGGTAGAGTTCGACCCGCGCCTGTCCGCTTACCTTGAGGATGTTGCTGTGAACGAGGCCGAAGTCGAGGCCGAAGTCGAGGCCGATGACAACGTAGACGAAGGCGAGGAAGGCCTTTCAAACGAGATCAATTCAATGGCCGCGTTCCTAGCCTGTCCGGCTAAGCAGCTTCGACCCTACCAGGCTTACGTTAACGACGAATCGCCTTTTTCCACGCAGCAAGGCGTGAAAGGGGCCGAGTTCGATCGTGTGCTCGTCGTCCTCGATGACGAGGAAGGCACGCACTTTCAATTCTCCTACGAGAAATACCTCGGATTGAAAGAGCTTTCTGCGCGAGACAAAAAGACTTTGCAGGACGGTGGCGAAACAGGCGTCGAGCGGACGCGGAGACTTTTCTACGTTTGCTGCACACGCGCGCGGCAAGACTTGGTCGTTATCCTTTTCGTCGCTGATCCCGCAGCGGCGATTGCGCATATTCGCGGGCTCGGACTATTTCCAGAAGCGGATATTCTCTCGCAAGATGCGCTCGCTTGA